In Fervidicoccaceae archaeon, the DNA window AGCTCCTCGATACGGGCCTCAGGAGCAGGACCTCGTTAGTGATCTCCCTTAACTCGATAACGCGGTCCTCAACGATAGACGGATAGAGCAGGCCGTTGTCCGGCCCTACGAAGAAGTAGCGCTCAGTCTCAACGGCGAGAGCCCTCCTCGTCGAGCCGACTCCGGGATCCACCACAGCCAGAAAGACCGTGCCCGGCGGGAAGTATCGATAGCTCGAGTATAGGACGTAAGCTCCGGAGATCACGTCGAACGCTCCAACGTCGTGCGTGAGATCGAGGACTCTGACGCGCCCCGCTCCCAAGCTCTCGACGACGCCTCTCAATATGCCGGCATAGGGGTCCGACCATCCGTAATCGGTCAGCAGAGCTACAAGGCCGCAGGCCCTCGCCAAGCCTCCTACCTCTCTTCTGATTCGCGCTCAGCCGGGAAGCCCGGCCCCGGCCTTCTCGGCCAGAATTATTGTCTTCTCCCCGTCGAGTTTAATGAGTCTCCCCTCGGTGCAACGGGCCGCGTCTGTCTCCTCATGACAACATAGTAGAGGCCGCGAACGGGCGCGCTTCGAGAGCTCGATCTCATTTAGCGGTCCGGTCAAGCATGGTAAATCGAGAGCTCTGCGCTCTTCGAGACCCCACGGCACCCCGGAAGCCAAGCGAAGGTCCACCATTGTGGTTCATTAATTTAAATGAACGCACGCGCCCGCCTGTTTTTAATTCAATCGCTTAATAGTACGCTAAGGGACCTATTTTGAGCGATGATATATACAACAGTATAAACGTGTTCAGGAATAAGCTGACCCTCTTAAAGCACTTGGACAGCGTTATCGATTTCTCAAGAGCCACCAGTCAATTGGAGCTAATCGTGTATCTCTATAGCGTCAGGAAACCGATCAGCATAGACGAGTTGGCCTCGGCGCTCGGCTACTCCAAGAAAGCTGTACTCGACTCGCTGAGAAAACTCGAGAAGAAGGGTCTTCTGCTCAAGGAAAAACAATCTGACGAATTGAAGGTATCATTGAGCGAGAGGGGAGCGGAGTTTGTGACGAGAATGATCAAGTTGCTGAAACCAACGTCGATCCCCGGCGAGGCGACGCTACCCGTACCAGTCAGATTAAACCTAGCCAGGGAGATCGTGGCGAGCGTAAATCTTTACAGACTCATAGTCTACGTGGGGCTCGTCAAAGAGGATAAACCGGTCTCGGTTAAGAAAGTTGCCAAGATCCTCGGCGTCCCTAAAGAAGACCTCCGCGTGTTGCTCGACTCCTTCACTCAGGCTCCCATGAGATTATTTAAGCTTGTCAGAATAAACGGCGAGGATGTGTTGCTGATGGACAAACAAGGAGTAGAGATGCTCAGAAGAACTATTCATTACAGAATATATGTAACTAGTAGACTATATAGATATCTGGTAAGGTTAACTAATACTCCGTGGATCGCCGAGATGGCTCTAAAGATAAACACGGGAGCGGTGATCAGCGTGAGCGGGATCGCCGCTCTCTTAGGACTGACCAAGGCGCTGCCGCCGATCATGGCCGCGGCGCTGATCGTTCCGGCTCTCTCGTTAGCGTCGCTCAACGCCTACTTATATCGTCACAGAGCACTCTAACGCTCCTATCCTATTCCAAGCCTTCTCAATAACTCTACGAAC includes these proteins:
- a CDS encoding winged helix-turn-helix transcriptional regulator translates to MSDDIYNSINVFRNKLTLLKHLDSVIDFSRATSQLELIVYLYSVRKPISIDELASALGYSKKAVLDSLRKLEKKGLLLKEKQSDELKVSLSERGAEFVTRMIKLLKPTSIPGEATLPVPVRLNLAREIVASVNLYRLIVYVGLVKEDKPVSVKKVAKILGVPKEDLRVLLDSFTQAPMRLFKLVRINGEDVLLMDKQGVEMLRRTIHYRIYVTSRLYRYLVRLTNTPWIAEMALKINTGAVISVSGIAALLGLTKALPPIMAAALIVPALSLASLNAYLYRHRAL